The following are encoded together in the Glycine max cultivar Williams 82 chromosome 8, Glycine_max_v4.0, whole genome shotgun sequence genome:
- the WRKY46 gene encoding WRKY transcription factor 46 — protein sequence MESDLSWERNTLINELIQGMEVARKLKADLKLPYSVDTRDLLLQRILSSYEKALLILRCSNASTSELQGMNQATPTLLPESPLSVHGSPLREDVHGAIKDHHNSKKRKITPKWMDRVRVSCESGLEGPHEDGYNWRKYGQKDILGAKYPRSYYRCTFRSTQGCWATKQVQRSDEDPTMFDITYRGNHTCSQGNNAVLPPKSPEKHEKPAHSHNIDIHHAQASQESLAKFRSILSVNTDNLDNGDMAYAFTFPSTSFGCMKQDNHSLIPLALENDSFLSDLYQTHLLSPTTPESNYFPSPTFQMNEFDGIYNRSHSKSDINEIISTNTSATNSPIPDFNFSLDPVEIDPNFPFNTPGFLC from the exons ATGGAGAGTGACTTGAGCTGGGAGCGGAACACACTCATCAATGAGCTAATTCAGGGGATGGAGGTAGCAAGGAAGTTGAAGGCTGACTTGAAGTTGCCGTATTCAGTTGACACAAGAGATCTGCTTCTGCAGAGGATATTATCTTCTTACGAAAAGGCTCTACTGATTCTAAGATGCAGCAATGCATCAACTTCCGAGTTGCAGGGCATGAATCAAGCAACACCAACTTTGCTACCCGAGTCCCCATTATCTGTCCATGGAAGTCCTCTGCGCGAGGACGTTCATGGGGCCATCAAGGATCACcataattcaaagaaaag AAAGATAACGCCCAAATGGATGGATCGTGTAAGAGTGAGCTGTGAGAGTGGTCTTGAAGGACCACATGAAGATGGTTACAACTGGAGAAAATATGGTCAGAAAGACATCCTTGGAGCCAAATATCCCAG AAGTTACTATAGGTGCACCTTCCGCAGCACTCAGGGCTGTTGGGCAACAAAGCAAGTGCAGAGATCAGATGAAGATCCCACAATGTTTGACATAACTTACAGAGGAAATCATACCTGTTCTCAGGGAAACAATGCCGTTCTGCCACCCAAGTCACCAGAAAAACATGAGAAACCAGCACACAGTCATAACATTGACATTCACCATGCACAGGCATCACAAGAAAGCCTTGCAAAGTTCAGAAGTATCTTGTCTGTCAACACAGATAATCTGGACAATGGAGATATGGCATATGCTTTCACTTTCCCTTCCACTTCATTTGGATGCATGAAACAAGACAACCACAGCTTGATTCCTTTGGCCCTGGAGAATGACTCCTTCTTAAGCGACCTATACCAAACACACCTGTTATCCCCAACAACACCAGAATCAAATTATTTCCCATCTCCAACTTTCCAGATGAATGAGTTTGATGGGATCTACAACAGGTCACATTCGAAATCCGATATCAATGAGATCATTTCCACCAACACATCAGCAACCAATTCTCCAATTCctgatttcaatttctcacttgaTCCGGTGGAAATTGATCCAAATTTCCCTTTCAATACCCCAGGATTTTTGTGCTGA
- the LOC100798226 gene encoding uncharacterized protein, translating into MASVQCEKPNTTVEVSQPKSHHKPNTAIEVCQPKTQHSSFGQKLSEITSKAFKGRHGSNQNQLQYYSQTQVESQGHNGTKTEAHYYGQTQTQNDKKHGVSKTQITVTVVQAQITHTEKKDPYPYDTTTTCFGAHAKKNGELNNNKKDMNLFRRIKNGLSRHNNNEGGNSSSSDSESDDEKCPKTKKGGNCKQDATKTKPV; encoded by the exons ATGGCTTCTGTTCAGTGTGAGAAACCCAACACCACAGTTGAAGTTAGCCAACCAAAAAGCCATCACAAACCCAATACTGCAATTGAAGTATGCCAACCCAAAACCCAACACAGCTCGTTCGGCCAAAAATTATCTGAGATAACTAGCAAGGCTTTCAAAGGGCGTCATGGCAGCAACCAAAATCAACTTCAATACTATAGCCAAACTCAGGTTGAGTCCCAAGGCCACAATGGCACCAAAACAGAGGCTCACTACTATGGCCAAACTCAGACCcaaaatgacaaaaaacatgGGGTCTCCAAAACCCAGATCACAGTTACTGTCGTCCAAGCACAAATTACCCACACCGAGAAGAAGGACCCTTATCCTTATGATACCACTACAACATGCTTTGGGGCTCATGCAAAGAAGAATGGAGAGCTCAACAACAATAAGAAGGATATGAACTTGTTCCGGAGGATTAAGAATGGCTTATCCCGCCATAATAACAATGAAGGAGGCAACAGCAGCAGCAGTGATAGCGAAAGTGATGATGAGAAGTGCCCAAAGACAAAG AAAGGAGGAAACTGCAAGCAGGACGCAACTAAGACAAAGCCAGTTTAA
- the LOC100527322 gene encoding putative alpha/beta hydrolase, producing the protein MDSLPPAKRRRESKDGETEASTLSPVVIFAHGAGAPSSSDWMQRWKNMIKEALRAVDVVTFDYPYMSAKKKAPPKAEKLVEFHSNFVKETATKYPGHPLILAGKSMGSRVGCMVASMKDINVSAVVCLGYPLKGSNGAVRDETLLQLTVPTMFVQGSKDGLCPLEKLETTRKKMKAPNELHVIDGGDHSFKIGKKHLQANNSTQDEVEDVAVLAIAAFISRSLEG; encoded by the exons ATGGATTCGTTACCACCTGCAAAACGGCGTCGTGAGAGCAAAGACGGCGAGACTGAAGCTTCAACGTTGTCACCGGTTGTGATCTTCGCTCACGGTGCCGGTGCTCCTTCCTCTTCTGATTGGATGCAAAG atggaAGAACATGATAAAGGAGGCACTGCGCGCTGTCGATGTTGTCACTTTTGACTATCCTT ACATGTCTGCGAAAAAGAAGGCCCCTCCTAAGGCGGAAAAACTGGTGGAGTTTCACTCAAATTTTGTCAAGGAAACTGCAACTAAGTACCCTGGTCATCCCCTGATACTTGCAGGCAAATCAATGGGTTCAAG AGTTGGCTGCATGGTGGCTAGCATGAAAGACATTAATGTTTCTGCTGTAGTATGCTTGGGCTACCCATTAAAG GGAAGCAATGGTGCAGTTAGAGATGAAACACTGTTACAGCTAACAGTTCCTACAATGTTTGTACAg GGCAGCAAGGATGGTCTCTGTCCACTTGAGAAGTTAGAAACCACTCGGAAGAAGATGAAAGCACCCAATGAGCTGCATGTCATCGATGGTGGTGACCACTCTTTCAAGATTGGTAAGAAGCACCTGCAAGCAAACAATTCCACCCAAGATGAAGTTGAAGATGTTGCTGTGCTGGCTATTGCTGCTTTCATTTCCAGGTCTCTTGAAGGATGA
- the LOC100527322 gene encoding putative alpha/beta hydrolase isoform X1, translating to MDSLPPAKRRRESKDGETEASTLSPVVIFAHGAGAPSSSDWMQRWKNMIKEALRAVDVVTFDYPYMSAKKKAPPKAEKLVEFHSNFVKETATKYPGHPLILAGKSMGSRVGCMVASMKDINVSAVVCLGYPLKLPILQGSNGAVRDETLLQLTVPTMFVQGSKDGLCPLEKLETTRKKMKAPNELHVIDGGDHSFKIGKKHLQANNSTQDEVEDVAVLAIAAFISRSLEG from the exons ATGGATTCGTTACCACCTGCAAAACGGCGTCGTGAGAGCAAAGACGGCGAGACTGAAGCTTCAACGTTGTCACCGGTTGTGATCTTCGCTCACGGTGCCGGTGCTCCTTCCTCTTCTGATTGGATGCAAAG atggaAGAACATGATAAAGGAGGCACTGCGCGCTGTCGATGTTGTCACTTTTGACTATCCTT ACATGTCTGCGAAAAAGAAGGCCCCTCCTAAGGCGGAAAAACTGGTGGAGTTTCACTCAAATTTTGTCAAGGAAACTGCAACTAAGTACCCTGGTCATCCCCTGATACTTGCAGGCAAATCAATGGGTTCAAG AGTTGGCTGCATGGTGGCTAGCATGAAAGACATTAATGTTTCTGCTGTAGTATGCTTGGGCTACCCATTAAAG TTGCCAATATTGCAGGGAAGCAATGGTGCAGTTAGAGATGAAACACTGTTACAGCTAACAGTTCCTACAATGTTTGTACAg GGCAGCAAGGATGGTCTCTGTCCACTTGAGAAGTTAGAAACCACTCGGAAGAAGATGAAAGCACCCAATGAGCTGCATGTCATCGATGGTGGTGACCACTCTTTCAAGATTGGTAAGAAGCACCTGCAAGCAAACAATTCCACCCAAGATGAAGTTGAAGATGTTGCTGTGCTGGCTATTGCTGCTTTCATTTCCAGGTCTCTTGAAGGATGA